The genomic stretch GCCAAAGGATCCCAAAAGAAGATCAACACATGGATGTCTTGCTCTGCTATCTTGGCACCAATTTGTTGATCTCCTCCCATCGGTCCACTGTAAAGCTTAGTGACCTCAAGACCGCTGTGTTTTTCGATTAAACTGCCAGTGGTGCCTGTGGCATAGAGAGTATGTTGCTTGAGGCTCGCCAAATGCGTTTGGCACCACTCCAGTAGCGCAGGCTTCATGCCGTCATGGGCAACCAGAGCGATGTGCTTTTTAGCCGGCAAAGGCTGGGAACGTTTTTTCATGGTAATTCCTCAGTAAGTAAGCGGTGAGCTGGGGAAACCCCAGCATGACTA from Pseudoalteromonas sp. UG3-2 encodes the following:
- a CDS encoding methylglyoxal synthase; translated protein: MKKRSQPLPAKKHIALVAHDGMKPALLEWCQTHLASLKQHTLYATGTTGSLIEKHSGLEVTKLYSGPMGGDQQIGAKIAEQDIHVLIFFWDPLASQPHDPDVKALLRLAAVWNIPVACNEATADLLMACDKINHPIERHLPDYEGYLADRLD